In one window of Helianthus annuus cultivar XRQ/B chromosome 17, HanXRQr2.0-SUNRISE, whole genome shotgun sequence DNA:
- the LOC110922081 gene encoding calcium-binding protein PBP1 has protein sequence MGSESEARVEFCVEDEFEDMLPKMAEKLGGEGLIKELCNGFNLLMDKDKGVITFESLKCSSSLLGLQDLRDDELMNMLKEGDYDGDGALNQMEFCVLMFRLSPDLMMESEALLDQALQQEFESDIC, from the coding sequence ATGGGATCAGAATCAGAAGCAAGAGTGGAATTTTGTGTGGAAGATGAGTTTGAAGATATGCTACCAAAAATGGCAGAAAAATTGGGAGGTGAAGGCCTAATTAAAGAGCTATGCAATGGTTTCAACTTGTTGATGGATAAAGACAAAGGTGTGATCACTTTTGAAAGCTTGAAGTGCAGTTCTTCATTGCTTGGATTGCAAGATTTACGAGACGACGAATTAATGAATATGTTAAAAGAAGGTGATTATGATGGTGATGGTGCCCTCAATCAAATGGAGTTTTGTGTGTTGATGTTCAGGTTAAGTCCAGATTTGATGATGGAATCTGAGGCTTTGCTTGATCAAGCTTTGCAACAGGAATTTGAATCCGATATATGTTGA